From the genome of Vibrio navarrensis, one region includes:
- a CDS encoding helix-turn-helix domain-containing protein translates to MSFAQRLNTLIGEESISGFARRVGLSEALIRKYLNGSELSLSKANQIAVRANCSLEWLATGCGYLYRQAEVVDAPAYRMAYQHVTGRHLTDEEMAEHQSIVAGYQYLRAHKKADGYLDKEAMVAFLTRSAKELSDE, encoded by the coding sequence ATGAGTTTTGCGCAGCGTTTAAACACCTTAATTGGCGAAGAGAGCATCAGCGGTTTTGCCCGCCGTGTTGGCCTTTCAGAAGCTTTGATCCGTAAGTATCTCAATGGTAGCGAGCTAAGCCTCTCCAAAGCCAATCAAATTGCCGTGCGGGCAAACTGCTCTTTGGAATGGCTGGCCACAGGCTGTGGTTACTTGTACCGCCAAGCCGAGGTCGTGGACGCCCCCGCTTATCGCATGGCTTATCAACACGTGACCGGACGCCATTTGACAGACGAGGAAATGGCGGAGCATCAAAGCATTGTCGCCGGGTACCAATATCTTCGTGCACATAAAAAAGCAGATGGGTATTTGGACAAAGAGGCGATGGTCGCCTTTCTTACTCGCTCGGCGAAAGAGTTAAGCGACGAGTGA